CGCCGCATCAAGAAGGGGGTCGATATCGTTGTTGGAACCCCGGGGCGTCTGCTGGATTTGATACGGCGGAAGGTGCTTGATCTCAGCCATGTGGACACCGTTGTGCTCGATGAAGCGGACGAAATGCTCAGTATGGGTTTTATTGAGGATATCGAGTCTATTTTGAATGAAACTCCAGCGAATCGGCAAACCGCGCTTTTCTCGGCGACGCTTCCGGCTGGAATCCGCCGTCTGGCGGGTAAGTATCTGCAAGACCCGCAATCCGTTACGATTGAACGCGAACATCTTACCGTGGCAACCACAGAACAGCGCTATTATCTGGTCAACGAAAAAGATAAACTGGCGGCTCTGACGCGTTTATTAGAAGTTGAGGAAGTTAGTAGCGCGCTTGTTTTTACAAAGACGCGTATTGGCAGCGGTTCATTGGCAAGCAAATTGTCCCAGCGTGGTTTCCCAACGGAAGCCTTGAATGGCGATTTAAGTCAGGACGCACGAATTCAGGTTTTGAATCGTTTTCGAGCCAACCAGACCAAAGTGTTAGCAGCCACCGATGTTGCTGCACGCGGTTTGGATATTGACGATATTTCGCATGTCTTCAACTTTGATATGCCGCACGACTCCGAATCTTATGTTCATCGTGTAGGCCGTACCGGGCGCGCGGGGAAGCCCGGCGTAGCCATCACCCTGACGACACCTTCTGAGCGGGGGCGTTTAGGAAGAATTGAGCGATACACCCGCCAACAGATTACCCCGGCCACGCTGCCTTCAACTGAGGAAATTATCCAACATCGCGAAGACGCGTTGTTGCGTAATGTCGCGGTCTGGCTTAAACGTGACCGTTATCAGCGTGAGCGCGAAATGGTAGAGACCCTGGTCGCGGCTGGTAATGACCCTCTGGAGATAGCGGCCGTAGCTT
The sequence above is drawn from the Chloroflexota bacterium genome and encodes:
- a CDS encoding DEAD/DEAH box helicase; amino-acid sequence: MKQEFKVNSTFSDLNLHPQLEQAIAELGYVSPTPIQSAIIPLMLAGKDIIGQAQTGTGKTAAFALPVLHNLVQEKKQVKCLVMAPTRELAMQVANAFFDYGKHRGMRVLAVYGGQPYERQTRRIKKGVDIVVGTPGRLLDLIRRKVLDLSHVDTVVLDEADEMLSMGFIEDIESILNETPANRQTALFSATLPAGIRRLAGKYLQDPQSVTIEREHLTVATTEQRYYLVNEKDKLAALTRLLEVEEVSSALVFTKTRIGSGSLASKLSQRGFPTEALNGDLSQDARIQVLNRFRANQTKVLAATDVAARGLDIDDISHVFNFDMPHDSESYVHRVGRTGRAGKPGVAITLTTPSERGRLGRIERYTRQQITPATLPSTEEIIQHREDALLRNVAVWLKRDRYQREREMVETLVAAGNDPLEIAAVALKLARAEERQRPIGTISKVRKAYSGKNPRETRRNSRSHNSNPGKDSHEVGMVRLRLDRGKKQGVRPQDIVGTIASFADIPGRTIGKIFIQDHTTLVDIPEQFVPKVMSSAESILLHNRPVAVERA